A DNA window from Bradyrhizobium sp. CCBAU 53421 contains the following coding sequences:
- a CDS encoding LysR family transcriptional regulator, which produces MTEGSVTRAASALTMTQPAVSNALARLRDALGDPLFVRTASGIRPTQRAVALWQPIGDALEHVRHALDEDAFDPRRTEAEFSLSMSDYVSSLVMPRLINRFGEIAPSARIHTLPNTILEIGDRLEDNRVDCVLSVYVNEAQQPPAAIRSRSLWTVEYACMMRRDHPLANRKRLNARSFLNAKHVDVSLAGKTLPTYDQFLASRGLSRNLVTTVNHYNAAYEIVRQSDLIAVLPRDLSAQSRHAPHLHAVPVPLPAPPRIVSLFWHQRNDTVPAQRWLRETLVELFGRME; this is translated from the coding sequence ATGACCGAGGGCAGCGTCACCCGCGCCGCGAGCGCGCTGACGATGACCCAGCCCGCCGTCAGCAATGCCCTCGCCCGCCTGCGCGACGCGCTCGGCGATCCCCTGTTCGTGCGCACCGCCAGCGGGATCCGCCCGACGCAGCGCGCGGTGGCGCTGTGGCAACCGATCGGCGACGCGCTGGAGCACGTCCGCCACGCGCTCGACGAGGACGCCTTCGATCCGCGGCGCACCGAGGCCGAATTCAGCCTGTCGATGTCGGACTACGTCTCCTCGCTGGTGATGCCGCGGCTCATCAACCGCTTCGGCGAAATCGCGCCGTCCGCGCGCATCCACACTCTGCCCAACACCATCCTCGAGATCGGCGACCGGCTCGAGGACAACCGGGTCGATTGCGTGCTCAGCGTCTATGTCAACGAGGCGCAGCAGCCGCCGGCCGCGATCCGCTCACGCTCGCTATGGACCGTCGAATATGCCTGCATGATGCGGCGGGACCATCCGCTGGCGAACAGGAAACGGCTCAACGCCCGCAGCTTCCTCAACGCCAAGCATGTCGACGTCAGCCTCGCCGGCAAGACGCTGCCGACCTACGACCAGTTCCTCGCCTCGCGCGGGCTGTCGCGCAATCTGGTCACGACAGTCAATCACTACAACGCCGCCTACGAGATCGTGCGCCAGTCCGACCTGATCGCGGTGCTGCCGCGCGATCTCAGCGCACAGTCCCGCCACGCGCCCCATCTGCATGCGGTGCCGGTGCCGCTGCCGGCGCCGCCGCGCATCGTCAGCCTGTTCTGGCACCAGCGCAACGACACCGTCCCCGCGCAGCGCTGGCTGCGCGAGACGCTGGTGGAGCTGTTTGGGCGGATGGAGTGA
- a CDS encoding MFS transporter has translation MSMISARIERLPFARFHVHLLLMGGLGYLFDAMDAAVLAFILPVLRTAWGLTNVETGVLGSSTFVGYLFGALLAGTLGDLIGRRAVMMSALALYSAASLVSAAVDSWPAFFAARVVAGMGTGAESAIIAPYLAEFVARRYRGAFTGALAGFFSFGFVAAALLGYFIVPAYENGWRIVLVVTAIPVVMLLWWRRSLPESPRWLESRGRAKEAEAVLDRIEAGFAREGRLLPAPVAEPAAPAVSSGTLLSNFAALLAGRQARITTMTWIMWLSITFSYYSFFVWIPGLLVQNGMSITKSFGYSLAMYCAQVPGYFTAAFFNERIGRQATIATYMLLGGISALGLAFAASDGQIMTAGLLLSFFMNGTYAGVYAYTAEVFPTAIRTTGAGLASAIGRIGAIAAPILVGYLYPNFGFAGVFGVTTSVLLIGALTVVLMGVPTRGRSLEDIASEAA, from the coding sequence ATGTCGATGATTTCGGCGCGCATCGAGCGCCTGCCGTTCGCGCGTTTCCATGTGCACCTGCTGCTGATGGGCGGCCTGGGCTATCTGTTCGACGCGATGGATGCCGCGGTTCTGGCGTTCATCCTGCCGGTGCTGCGCACCGCCTGGGGTCTCACCAATGTCGAGACCGGCGTGCTCGGCAGCAGCACCTTCGTCGGTTATCTGTTCGGCGCGCTGCTGGCGGGGACACTGGGCGACCTGATCGGCCGCCGTGCGGTGATGATGTCGGCGCTGGCGCTCTACAGCGCGGCCTCGCTGGTCAGCGCGGCCGTGGACAGCTGGCCGGCGTTCTTCGCCGCGCGCGTCGTCGCCGGCATGGGCACCGGGGCGGAAAGCGCGATCATCGCGCCATACCTCGCGGAATTCGTGGCGCGGCGTTACCGCGGCGCCTTCACCGGCGCGCTCGCCGGCTTCTTCTCGTTCGGCTTCGTCGCAGCCGCCTTGCTCGGCTATTTCATCGTGCCGGCCTATGAGAACGGCTGGCGCATCGTGCTCGTCGTCACCGCCATACCTGTCGTGATGCTGTTGTGGTGGCGCAGGTCCTTGCCGGAATCGCCGCGCTGGCTGGAAAGCCGCGGCAGGGCCAAGGAAGCCGAAGCGGTGCTCGACAGGATCGAGGCCGGCTTCGCGCGCGAGGGCCGGCTGCTGCCGGCTCCGGTCGCCGAGCCCGCTGCGCCTGCCGTATCGTCGGGAACGCTGCTGAGCAATTTTGCGGCGCTGCTGGCCGGCCGCCAGGCGCGGATCACGACCATGACCTGGATCATGTGGCTGTCGATCACGTTCAGCTATTACTCCTTCTTCGTCTGGATTCCCGGCCTCTTGGTGCAGAACGGCATGAGCATCACCAAGAGTTTCGGCTATTCGCTCGCGATGTATTGCGCGCAGGTGCCGGGCTATTTCACTGCCGCCTTCTTCAATGAGCGGATCGGAAGACAGGCCACCATCGCAACCTACATGCTGCTCGGCGGCATCAGCGCGCTCGGGCTCGCTTTTGCTGCCAGCGACGGCCAGATCATGACGGCCGGCCTCTTGCTGTCGTTCTTCATGAACGGCACCTATGCCGGCGTCTATGCCTACACGGCGGAAGTGTTCCCGACCGCGATCAGGACCACGGGGGCGGGGCTCGCATCCGCGATCGGCCGCATCGGCGCGATCGCAGCGCCGATCCTGGTCGGCTATCTCTATCCCAATTTCGGCTTCGCCGGCGTGTTCGGCGTCACCACCTCCGTGCTGTTGATCGGCGCTCTGACCGTCGTGCTGATGGGCGTGCCGACGCGCGGCCGGTCGCTGGAAGATATTGCAAGCGAAGCCGCGTGA
- a CDS encoding amidohydrolase family protein produces MTSILFKNAALLDPLRSDLLEGHHVLVEDRLIKEVSDRPIEATVDRVIDLKGKTLMPGLIDLHVHAVAVELDLSQQARMANVLVTLRSTMLLRGMLKRGFTTVRDAGGAGYALKQAIDTGLTDGPRLFVSGRALSQTGGHGDGRARSDYLADPTCSCCVRVGAIARVVDGVDAVRKAVREELQMGADQIKIMASGGVASPTDPIGAYGYSEDEIRAIVAEAKARHTYVLAHAYTAEAIERAVRCGVRTIEHGNLVDLPTARLMAEQGAYAVPTLVTYEALANEGAKYGLPAASVAKIADVRDAGLRSLAIYREAGVKIGYGSDLLGPSQRLQSEEFRIRAELMGAQAVIASATMIGAEVLGMEGKLGRIAPEAFADLLVVEGNPLRDVGCLLGQGEQIPLVMKAGKAEVDRLSG; encoded by the coding sequence ATGACAAGTATCCTCTTCAAGAACGCTGCGCTGCTCGATCCGCTGCGCTCCGATCTGCTCGAAGGCCATCACGTGCTGGTCGAGGATCGCCTGATCAAGGAGGTCTCCGACCGGCCGATCGAGGCCACGGTCGATCGCGTCATCGACCTCAAGGGCAAGACCCTGATGCCCGGCCTGATCGACCTGCATGTGCATGCGGTCGCGGTCGAGCTCGATCTGTCGCAGCAGGCCCGGATGGCCAACGTGCTGGTGACGCTGCGCTCGACCATGCTGCTGCGGGGCATGCTGAAGCGCGGCTTCACCACGGTCCGCGATGCCGGCGGCGCCGGCTATGCGCTCAAGCAGGCGATCGACACCGGCCTCACCGATGGTCCGCGGCTGTTCGTCTCCGGCCGGGCGCTGAGCCAGACCGGCGGCCATGGCGACGGGCGCGCCCGCTCGGACTATCTGGCCGACCCGACCTGCTCCTGCTGCGTGCGGGTCGGCGCGATCGCGCGCGTCGTCGACGGTGTCGATGCGGTGCGCAAGGCGGTGCGCGAGGAGCTGCAGATGGGCGCCGACCAGATCAAGATCATGGCGTCCGGCGGCGTCGCGTCGCCGACCGATCCGATCGGCGCCTACGGTTACTCCGAGGACGAGATCCGCGCCATCGTCGCGGAGGCGAAGGCGCGGCACACCTATGTGCTGGCCCATGCCTACACCGCGGAAGCGATCGAACGCGCGGTGCGCTGTGGTGTGCGTACGATCGAGCACGGCAATCTGGTCGATCTGCCGACCGCCCGCCTGATGGCGGAGCAGGGCGCCTATGCGGTGCCGACCCTCGTCACCTACGAAGCATTGGCAAACGAGGGCGCGAAGTACGGCCTGCCCGCGGCGAGCGTCGCCAAGATCGCCGACGTGCGCGACGCCGGCCTGCGCTCGCTCGCGATCTACCGCGAGGCCGGCGTCAAGATCGGGTATGGCAGCGATTTGCTCGGACCATCGCAGCGGCTGCAGAGCGAGGAGTTCCGGATCCGCGCCGAGCTGATGGGCGCGCAGGCGGTGATCGCGAGCGCGACCATGATCGGCGCGGAGGTGCTCGGCATGGAAGGCAAGCTCGGCCGCATCGCGCCGGAGGCCTTTGCCGACCTGCTGGTGGTCGAGGGCAATCCGCTGCGCGACGTGGGGTGCCTGCTCGGCCAGGGCGAGCAGATCCCGCTTGTCATGAAGGCCGGCAAGGCCGAGGTCGATAGGCTGAGTGGGTAG
- a CDS encoding adenylate/guanylate cyclase domain-containing protein: MNAPNIDAVPPQSDGDVVSWLTNQTRDQRFIDNIFAELCVRLQGAGIPLKRATMNLLIQHPQWLGARIMWADGKREAEINRVDYDVQQRSEYIGSPVYEIHQGVDEVHEKLERDPSQGRKHALYDDMRAQGLTDYVAWPLLHTLGKRHVVTFATDRAGGFDDAHVASLKKVLPVLALVSEIRMKNRLARTLLETYVGTHAGEMILAGATRRGSGTTVRAAIMICDLRDFTRISDSWPRDDVIDLLNDYFDAMSEPIARHGGEILKFIGDGLLAIFPLSDPKACANLLHAVSEAREAMAALSEKNSMMGRAPMNYGIGVHVGDVMYGNIGSRSRLDFTVIGPAVNMASRLEALTKQLKKNVLLSRAFADLVEHDFALEHVGEHAVRGFSEPIELFAYSG, translated from the coding sequence ATGAACGCGCCCAACATCGATGCCGTCCCGCCGCAGTCCGACGGCGACGTCGTGAGCTGGCTGACCAACCAGACGCGCGACCAGCGCTTCATCGACAACATCTTCGCCGAGCTCTGCGTCCGGCTGCAGGGCGCGGGCATCCCGCTCAAGCGGGCGACGATGAATCTCCTGATCCAGCATCCGCAATGGCTCGGCGCCCGGATCATGTGGGCCGACGGCAAGCGCGAGGCCGAGATCAACCGGGTCGACTACGATGTCCAGCAGCGCTCGGAATATATCGGCAGTCCGGTCTACGAGATCCATCAGGGCGTCGACGAGGTGCACGAGAAGCTCGAACGTGACCCATCACAGGGCCGCAAGCACGCGCTCTATGACGACATGCGCGCGCAAGGCCTGACCGACTATGTGGCGTGGCCGCTGCTGCATACGCTCGGCAAGCGGCATGTCGTGACGTTCGCGACCGACCGGGCGGGAGGCTTCGATGACGCCCATGTCGCCAGTCTGAAGAAGGTGCTGCCGGTGCTGGCGCTGGTCAGCGAGATCCGGATGAAGAACCGCCTGGCGCGGACGCTGCTCGAGACCTATGTCGGGACGCACGCCGGCGAGATGATCCTGGCCGGTGCGACGCGGCGCGGCAGCGGCACCACGGTGCGTGCCGCGATCATGATCTGCGACCTCAGGGATTTCACCCGCATCTCGGATAGCTGGCCGCGCGATGACGTCATCGATCTGCTCAACGACTATTTCGACGCGATGTCGGAGCCGATCGCGCGGCATGGCGGGGAAATCCTGAAGTTCATCGGCGACGGTCTGCTCGCGATCTTCCCGCTGAGCGATCCCAAGGCCTGCGCCAACCTGCTGCACGCGGTGTCCGAGGCGCGCGAGGCGATGGCGGCGCTGAGCGAAAAGAACAGCATGATGGGCCGGGCGCCGATGAATTACGGCATCGGCGTCCACGTCGGCGACGTCATGTACGGCAATATCGGGTCGCGCAGCCGGCTCGACTTCACCGTGATCGGCCCGGCGGTGAACATGGCCTCGCGGCTCGAAGCGCTGACCAAGCAGTTGAAGAAGAACGTGCTGCTGTCGCGCGCCTTCGCCGATCTGGTCGAGCACGATTTCGCGCTCGAGCATGTCGGCGAGCATGCAGTGCGCGGCTTCAGCGAGCCGATCGAGCTGTTTGCCTATAGCGGCTGA
- a CDS encoding chloride channel protein, with protein MAFPSNRHRRLLRIVSARWQRRAIFLLGGIAVGAAAVALAQLADLAQVAFSALVSHVRYASLVVTPAGFALSVFLTNRFFQNAQGSGIPQAIAARHLTDQTARESLVSLRVAAGKILLTLFGLLCGASVGREGPTVQIGASIMFALGRFSPRRQPGLILAGAAAGVAAAFNTPLAGIVFGIEEMSRAFETRTSSLIIGAVIAAGLTSLALMGNYTYFGTSATGLHNGADWLAVPICGVAGGLAGGLFSRILIAMARGFANPVGRAIKGYPVCFAAVCGLAAAICGIASDGAIYGTGYQQVKSALEAGSQLPASFSLWKFLATTFASISGMPGGIFAPSLAVGAGLGSNIAPLFHGAPLPAIMLLGMVSYFAGVVQAPITAFVIVTEMTDNHAMVVPLMAAALIAHASSRLICKEGVYHALAKGFIDRAAPAPKATPA; from the coding sequence ATGGCCTTCCCCTCCAACCGCCACAGGCGGCTGCTCAGAATTGTTTCCGCGCGTTGGCAACGCCGGGCCATCTTCCTGCTCGGCGGCATTGCCGTCGGCGCGGCCGCCGTCGCGCTCGCACAACTCGCCGATCTGGCGCAGGTCGCCTTCTCCGCGCTGGTGTCGCATGTCCGTTATGCCTCGCTGGTGGTGACGCCCGCAGGCTTCGCCCTGTCGGTCTTCCTGACCAATCGCTTCTTTCAGAACGCACAGGGCAGCGGCATCCCGCAGGCCATCGCCGCACGCCATCTGACCGACCAGACCGCGCGCGAAAGCCTGGTTTCGCTGCGCGTCGCGGCCGGCAAGATCCTGCTGACCCTGTTCGGCCTGTTGTGCGGCGCCTCGGTCGGGCGCGAGGGACCAACGGTGCAGATCGGCGCGTCGATCATGTTTGCGCTCGGTCGCTTCTCGCCCCGGCGTCAACCCGGCTTGATCCTTGCCGGCGCGGCCGCGGGCGTCGCGGCGGCCTTCAACACCCCGCTGGCGGGAATCGTGTTCGGCATCGAGGAAATGAGCCGCGCCTTCGAGACGCGAACCTCGAGCCTGATCATCGGCGCGGTCATCGCCGCGGGCCTGACGTCGCTCGCTCTGATGGGCAATTACACCTATTTCGGCACCAGCGCGACGGGCTTGCACAACGGCGCCGACTGGCTCGCGGTCCCGATCTGCGGCGTCGCCGGAGGTCTGGCGGGCGGCCTGTTCAGCCGCATCCTGATCGCAATGGCGCGCGGATTTGCCAATCCGGTGGGCCGCGCGATCAAAGGCTATCCGGTTTGCTTCGCCGCGGTCTGCGGATTGGCCGCGGCGATCTGCGGGATCGCGTCCGACGGCGCGATCTACGGCACGGGATATCAGCAGGTCAAATCCGCGCTCGAAGCCGGCTCGCAATTGCCCGCGAGCTTCAGCCTCTGGAAATTCCTGGCCACCACCTTTGCCTCGATCAGCGGCATGCCGGGCGGCATCTTCGCACCCTCGCTCGCGGTCGGCGCCGGGCTCGGCTCCAACATCGCGCCGCTGTTCCACGGAGCGCCGCTACCGGCCATCATGCTGCTCGGCATGGTCTCCTATTTCGCCGGCGTGGTTCAGGCCCCGATTACGGCCTTCGTGATCGTCACCGAGATGACCGACAATCACGCGATGGTCGTGCCGCTGATGGCCGCGGCCCTGATTGCGCATGCGAGTTCGCGCCTGATCTGCAAGGAGGGCGTCTATCACGCCCTCGCCAAGGGATTCATCGATCGGGCTGCGCCGGCGCCGAAGGCGACGCCGGCCTGA
- a CDS encoding NUDIX hydrolase, whose product MTKSSKLVAAKRGKVLLVRRRSDGLWMFPGGRRRARETGKDCLKREIKEELPKLKLGRLSLWKEVTAKNKRSGRRMSDAIFIAKNAKGRLAIGDKKEIDRAAWQKPRGLRLTPTSRYIRDRLFPRKQRRRR is encoded by the coding sequence ATGACGAAGTCTTCCAAACTGGTTGCCGCGAAGCGCGGCAAGGTCCTTCTGGTCCGACGTCGATCTGACGGGCTGTGGATGTTCCCCGGCGGACGCAGGCGTGCGCGCGAGACCGGCAAGGACTGCCTGAAGCGTGAGATCAAGGAAGAGCTGCCGAAGCTCAAGCTCGGCAGGCTCAGCCTGTGGAAGGAAGTGACGGCCAAGAACAAGCGTTCCGGCCGCAGGATGAGCGATGCAATCTTCATCGCCAAGAACGCCAAGGGAAGGCTGGCGATCGGCGACAAGAAGGAGATCGACCGCGCCGCCTGGCAGAAGCCGCGCGGACTTCGCCTGACGCCGACCTCGCGCTACATCCGCGACCGGCTGTTTCCAAGGAAGCAGCGGCGCCGGAGATAG
- a CDS encoding VOC family protein, protein MAFHEALIGQKARLRFDYPEYDLRLAQVASILFIAGTEQSLKPFTATHLTFLVDDIDAFAAHLPGVGATILEVPKPVPTGRNMLVLHPDRTRVEYVEHRDKHPADVLP, encoded by the coding sequence GTGGCCTTCCACGAAGCGTTGATCGGCCAAAAGGCGCGCCTTCGCTTCGACTATCCCGAATATGATCTCAGACTAGCGCAGGTTGCCTCGATCCTGTTCATTGCAGGGACGGAACAGAGCCTGAAGCCGTTCACGGCGACGCACCTGACGTTTCTGGTCGACGACATCGACGCATTCGCGGCGCATCTCCCCGGCGTCGGCGCCACGATCCTCGAGGTTCCCAAGCCGGTCCCGACCGGCCGCAACATGCTGGTGCTGCATCCGGACCGGACACGTGTCGAATATGTCGAGCATCGCGACAAGCACCCCGCCGACGTGCTGCCGTGA
- a CDS encoding MerR family transcriptional regulator, with amino-acid sequence MRIQEAARHLGVSARALRHYEAAGLIVPHRNSNGYRSYSASEIERAAWVRDLIAAGFSTRELRNLLTALEDGRRGARVNCSLVMQDKLDQIDRAIAVLRKRRRALSRRLAGPDGGRSNIRTAGPGDEDTQYPGETLPAARGPGRGRGLPRSVDRPKGAPSLRLSRI; translated from the coding sequence ATGCGGATTCAGGAGGCGGCACGCCATCTTGGCGTAAGTGCCCGGGCGCTTCGGCATTATGAGGCGGCAGGCCTGATCGTGCCGCACCGGAATTCGAACGGCTATCGAAGCTACTCGGCGTCGGAGATCGAGCGGGCCGCGTGGGTGAGAGACCTCATCGCCGCGGGTTTCTCGACCCGTGAGCTGCGCAATCTTCTGACTGCGCTCGAAGACGGCCGGCGCGGCGCGCGCGTCAACTGCTCCTTGGTGATGCAGGATAAGCTCGATCAGATCGATCGCGCGATCGCGGTGCTGCGCAAGCGGCGGCGCGCCTTGTCGCGTCGTCTGGCCGGACCGGATGGCGGCCGCAGCAACATCAGAACAGCAGGACCTGGCGATGAAGATACTCAATATCCTGGCGAGACGTTACCTGCCGCTCGAGGGCCTGGACGAGGCCGTGGCCTTCCACGAAGCGTTGATCGGCCAAAAGGCGCGCCTTCGCTTCGACTATCCCGAATATGA
- a CDS encoding lytic transglycosylase domain-containing protein → MIRGWQIAASALAIVVTVATLGAEANAAQCGNGPGGFEAWKEQFAGEARAKGVGATAIDALMQAHYASATIAADRGQRSFGLSLEQFMAKRGSATIVARGRSLKQSQAAMFASIQQRYGVPPGPLIAIWGMESGFGSQRGNQNMLSSIATLAYDCRRPEFFTEQLYAALKLIDRGSLSGSTRGSMHGEIGQTQFMPKNVLAYGVGNLDVAANALASTANFLRANGWRAGAGYQPGEPNFAAIEAWNAAGVYQKAIAIMGRQIDGQ, encoded by the coding sequence ATGATCAGGGGCTGGCAGATTGCGGCGTCGGCGCTCGCCATCGTCGTGACGGTTGCAACGCTGGGCGCAGAGGCGAACGCGGCGCAGTGCGGCAACGGGCCCGGCGGGTTCGAAGCCTGGAAGGAGCAATTTGCCGGTGAGGCGCGAGCCAAGGGCGTCGGTGCCACCGCGATCGACGCGCTGATGCAGGCACATTACGCCAGCGCGACGATCGCCGCGGATCGCGGCCAGCGCAGCTTCGGCCTGTCGCTCGAGCAGTTCATGGCGAAGCGCGGGTCGGCGACCATCGTGGCGCGCGGCCGCTCGCTGAAGCAGTCGCAGGCGGCGATGTTCGCCTCGATCCAGCAGCGCTACGGCGTGCCACCGGGACCGCTGATCGCGATCTGGGGCATGGAGAGCGGTTTCGGCAGCCAGCGCGGCAACCAGAACATGCTGTCGTCGATCGCGACGCTTGCCTATGACTGCCGCCGTCCGGAGTTCTTCACCGAGCAGCTCTATGCCGCGCTGAAGCTGATCGACCGCGGCAGCCTGTCCGGCAGCACGCGCGGCTCGATGCATGGTGAGATCGGCCAGACCCAGTTCATGCCGAAGAACGTCCTCGCCTATGGTGTCGGCAATCTCGACGTCGCCGCCAATGCGCTGGCCTCGACGGCGAACTTCCTGCGCGCCAATGGCTGGCGCGCCGGCGCCGGCTATCAGCCGGGGGAACCCAACTTCGCCGCGATCGAGGCGTGGAACGCGGCGGGAGTCTATCAGAAGGCGATCGCCATCATGGGACGGCAGATCGACGGCCAATGA
- a CDS encoding YciI family protein, with product MLYAILAYHVEAEVKSWNAEEDAAVMAGLREVHQRLKGRLGPAARLDETRKASTLRGPGHGMVIDGPFAETKEQLLGFYVINCADEAEAIAAARDLRSVNPSAVYEIRPLKLYIPGAPFPETAGPSDA from the coding sequence ATGCTTTATGCCATCCTGGCCTACCACGTCGAAGCCGAGGTCAAGTCGTGGAATGCCGAAGAGGACGCAGCCGTCATGGCGGGTCTTCGCGAGGTCCATCAACGGCTGAAGGGCCGGCTCGGCCCGGCCGCACGGCTCGACGAGACGCGCAAGGCCAGCACCCTACGTGGGCCCGGCCACGGCATGGTGATCGACGGCCCGTTCGCGGAAACCAAGGAGCAGCTGCTCGGCTTCTACGTGATCAATTGCGCCGATGAGGCCGAAGCGATCGCGGCGGCGCGCGACCTGCGCAGCGTCAACCCGTCGGCGGTCTACGAGATCCGCCCGCTGAAGCTCTATATCCCCGGCGCACCGTTTCCGGAGACCGCAGGTCCCAGCGACGCGTAA
- a CDS encoding ParB/Srx family N-terminal domain-containing protein, which yields MSWRDHLPVHPAADLFPMLTDEELAALGEDIKRNGLASPIAVIVEDNKALLIDGRNRLDAMERVGLQVKIVRKSQTKYRWEVEAFDPHGEQVDLNLEFNHGTRSMAAAVNVILYDPVEYIASANIHRRHLTQETKRDLIAKLLQESPERSDRATAEIAKVDHKTVAAVRREQERVGSIPHVERVVDTKGRRQPTNKSKSIKPIPTTKPKSRPEVVTTPPTARVHPGPSSSGPVRAEQPFGSGSAERRFFSEAVRRLIVFRGGTGRRVFARRTA from the coding sequence ATGTCCTGGCGCGATCATCTCCCAGTACATCCCGCCGCCGATCTGTTCCCCATGCTCACTGATGAAGAGCTGGCCGCTCTCGGCGAGGACATCAAGCGCAATGGCTTGGCCAGCCCGATCGCTGTCATAGTCGAGGACAACAAGGCGCTGTTGATCGACGGCCGCAACCGACTGGACGCAATGGAGCGGGTCGGGCTTCAGGTCAAGATCGTGAGGAAGTCCCAGACGAAGTATCGCTGGGAAGTTGAAGCCTTTGACCCACATGGCGAACAGGTCGACCTCAACCTCGAGTTTAACCATGGCACGAGGTCAATGGCCGCTGCGGTCAACGTCATCCTATACGATCCCGTCGAGTACATTGCGAGCGCCAATATCCACCGGCGACACCTGACGCAGGAGACCAAGCGCGATCTGATCGCGAAGCTTCTGCAAGAAAGCCCGGAGAGATCCGACCGCGCGACCGCTGAGATAGCCAAGGTGGATCACAAGACGGTCGCTGCCGTTCGACGCGAACAGGAACGCGTGGGGAGCATTCCCCACGTCGAGAGAGTTGTCGACACCAAGGGCAGGCGTCAGCCGACCAACAAATCGAAGTCGATTAAGCCGATACCGACCACCAAGCCGAAGTCCCGTCCGGAGGTCGTGACCACGCCTCCAACAGCACGAGTACACCCCGGTCCTTCATCTTCTGGTCCGGTTCGAGCAGAACAACCATTCGGATCAGGTTCTGCCGAGCGAAGATTCTTCAGTGAAGCCGTTAGACGCCTGATCGTGTTTCGCGGCGGCACTGGCCGACGCGTGTTCGCGAGACGAACTGCGTGA
- a CDS encoding AlpA family transcriptional regulator: MSVANPEFLLPTEVEKITRLRDPTRQRMEKRGLFPRRIRISPHRFGWRCTEINAWVADPEGWAKRPGGR; this comes from the coding sequence ATGAGCGTTGCAAATCCCGAATTCCTACTCCCGACCGAAGTCGAGAAGATAACGCGGCTTCGCGACCCGACACGCCAGCGCATGGAGAAGCGCGGCTTGTTCCCTCGGCGCATCCGTATTTCGCCGCATCGCTTTGGATGGCGATGCACCGAAATCAATGCATGGGTCGCCGATCCCGAGGGTTGGGCGAAGCGGCCGGGGGGGCGATGA
- a CDS encoding helix-turn-helix transcriptional regulator, which yields MISVRQLKAARVLLAWSQEDLAQASGISEPTIARLESVDGPVGGRPETASALVGALEKAGVEFIPENGGGAGVRLRKKKR from the coding sequence ATGATTTCGGTTCGTCAACTCAAAGCCGCGCGCGTACTTTTGGCATGGTCGCAGGAGGACTTGGCTCAGGCCTCGGGAATATCTGAGCCGACAATTGCTCGTCTTGAATCGGTTGACGGACCTGTAGGGGGGAGACCAGAGACGGCCTCTGCCTTGGTCGGAGCCCTCGAAAAAGCCGGCGTCGAGTTCATCCCGGAGAACGGGGGAGGGGCTGGGGTGAGGCTTAGGAAAAAGAAGCGTTAG
- a CDS encoding 3'-5' exonuclease: MIARAIKRLFHQASIGDQSYRFMFERGPADEVVAIDCETTGLNVRTDDIISIGAIKIRGNRILTSERFERVVRPDASIRADAIKIHRLRQVDVEHGSPIRKLLPDFLHFVGGRPLVGYYVDFDIAMLDKYILPFIGIELPNPRIEISSLYYERKYGDAHPNISIDLSFSAILADLEIPSLPQHDAFNDALMAAMMYVTLRDKKQRGMRIPRSNNQTSLGPTRG, translated from the coding sequence GTGATTGCGCGCGCGATAAAACGCCTGTTTCACCAAGCGTCAATCGGCGACCAGTCATATCGATTCATGTTCGAGCGCGGTCCTGCGGACGAAGTTGTCGCGATCGATTGCGAGACCACGGGACTAAACGTACGTACGGACGACATCATAAGCATCGGCGCTATCAAGATCAGGGGCAACCGCATTCTGACAAGTGAACGGTTCGAGAGGGTCGTACGTCCCGACGCAAGCATACGGGCGGATGCGATCAAGATACACCGCCTGCGTCAGGTCGACGTTGAGCATGGATCCCCGATCCGGAAGTTGCTGCCCGACTTTCTGCATTTCGTAGGCGGGCGGCCGTTGGTCGGATACTACGTCGATTTCGACATCGCGATGCTGGACAAATATATTCTTCCGTTCATTGGAATCGAACTGCCAAACCCCCGTATCGAGATCTCCAGCCTCTACTACGAGCGGAAGTACGGTGATGCGCACCCTAACATCTCCATCGATCTCTCGTTCTCCGCAATTCTCGCGGACCTCGAAATCCCTTCGCTTCCTCAACATGACGCGTTCAACGACGCCTTAATGGCCGCGATGATGTACGTCACCCTGCGCGACAAGAAGCAACGAGGAATGCGAATTCCAAGGTCGAATAATCAGACCAGTCTCGGTCCGACCCGCGGTTAG